From Miscanthus floridulus cultivar M001 chromosome 15, ASM1932011v1, whole genome shotgun sequence, the proteins below share one genomic window:
- the LOC136508328 gene encoding probable protein phosphatase 2C 73, protein MGICCSKAAAGELDDDEGVGFPWMHDDLFHSRLLASAGVSVHTKQGWKGANQDAMTVSQDFAGHKGHIFCGVFDGHGPLGREVARHVRDTLPVKLASALKPKTSDEDSSGGNLKLRTEEDDSSSNLKLKPEEDDSSSNLKLKPEEDDSSNNLKVKPEKDDSSNNLKLKSEEDDSSNSVKLRTEEDPSSNTDLDSFDKSDSSSSSDDTSDESQLLSTWKNIFVKTFEQVDEELRQHSGIDCICSGTTAVAAVRQGDNLIVANLGDSRAVLCTRDSKDRLIPIQLTTDLKPDLPSELARILDCKGRVFAMDDEPDVPRMWLPDQDAPGLAMARAFGDFCLKNHGLICTPEVYCRKLSEKDEFLVLATDGIWDVLSNKEVVKLVSSATDPSKAARQLIDRAVRAWRRKYPTSLVDDCAVVCLYLNRRASPGPDDSLLRVPGTGGNDVKPPAVPFTGSSLRRALSSNGGGEASSEEGATVWRALEGVARANSVIRLPRLGRVLSWRRRSSSLDEDDGEDRD, encoded by the exons ATGGGGATCTGCTGCAGCAAGGCGGCAGCAGGGGAGCtggacgacgacgagggcgtgGGCTTCCCATGGATGCACGACGACCTGTTCCACAGCCGCCTCTTGGCCAGCGCCGGCGTCTCCGTGCACACCAAGCAGGGGTGGAAGGGCGCCAACCAGGACGCCATGACCGTCTCCCAG GACTTTGCTGGCCACAAAGGCCACATTTTCTGCGGGGTATTTGATGGCCATGGCCCTCTTGGCCGGGAAGTTGCTCGTCATGTTCGCGACACCCTTCCAGTGAAACTAGCCTCTGCTCTGAAACCGAAAACTTCAGATGAAGATTCCTCGGGGGGTAATTTGAAGCTCAGAACTGAAGAAGATGACTCGAGCAGTAATTTGAAGCTCAAACCTGAAGAAGACGATTCAAGCAGTAATTTGAAGCTCAAACCTGAAGAAGATGATTCAAGCAATAATTTGAAGGTCAAACCTGAAAAAGATGATTCAAGCAACAATTTGAAGCTCAAATCTGAAGAAGATGATTCCAGCAACAGTGTGAAGCTCAGAACTGAAGAAGATCCCTCAAGCAACACTGATTTGGATTCCTTTGACAAGTCAGATAGCAGCTCGTCCAGTGATGATACAAGCGATGAGAGCCAGCTGTTGTCCACTTGGAAGAACATATTCGTGAAGACATTTGAGCAGGTGGACGAGGAGCTGAGGCAACATTCAGGAATTGACTGCATTTGTAGCGGCACAACTGCAGTTGCTGCTGTTAGGCAG GGTGATAACTTGATCGTTGCCAATTTGGGAGATTCACGTGCTGTCCTTTGCACCAGGGACAGCAAGGACCGTCTGATCCCCATCCAGCTCACCACTGACTTGAAGCCAGATCTTCCAA GCGAGCTTGCAAGGATCCTGGACTGCAAGGGAAGAGTGTTCGCCATGGACGACGAACCGGACGTGCCTAGGATGTGGCTGCCGGACCAGGATGCGCCGGGCCTCGCCATGGCAAGGGCCTTCGGTGACTTCTGCCTGAAGAACCATGGCCTTATCTGCACACCTGAAGTCTACTGCAGGAAACTGTCCGAGAAAGATGAGTTCTTGGTGCTTGCTACTGACGGG ATTTGGGACGTGCTGTCGAACAAGGAGGTGGTGAAGCTGGTGTCATCGGCGACCGACCCATCCAAGGCGGCGAGGCAGCTGATCGATCGTGCGGTCCGAGCGTGGCGGCGCAAGTACCCGACGTCCTTGGTGGACGACTGCGCCGTCGTGTGCCTGTACCTGAACCGGCGGGCCTCTCCTGGTCCTGACGACAGCCTGCTCCGAGTCCCAGGCACAGGAGGCAACGACGTGAAGCCGCCGGCCGTGCCGTTCACGGGCAGCAGCCTCCGCAGGGCTCTGTCGAgtaacggcggcggcgaggcatcGTCGGAGGAGGGGGCGACGGTGTGGAGAGCGCTGGAGGGGGTGGCGCGGGCAAACTCGGTGATCAGGCTGCCACGGCTGGGGCGCGTGCTGAGCTGGCGGAGGCGGTCAAGCTCGCTGgacgaagacgacggcgaggatcgggattga